The proteins below come from a single Halobacillus salinarum genomic window:
- a CDS encoding Gfo/Idh/MocA family protein → MIRFGIIGTNTITEKLLEAASTMEEFKLTAVYSRTEEKAKTFARKYGAEFTFTSVEEFANSDSIDAVYIASPNAFHAEQAVTCMSRGKHVLCEKPLASNQQEAAVMMKAAKEHKVVLMEAVKSTLHPGFIFVQENLHKLGKIRRYVGNFCKYSSRYDAYKEGTILNAFNPKFSNGSLMDLGVYGIYPMAVLFGQPSQIQASGVKLESGVDGEGSILASYNDMEAVIMHSKIINSFSASEIQGEKGTMIIPNISEPEEVSIQYTDGEQEEFSSDGLQHPMYYEMKEFIKIVEEGKDQSQVNSLENSLITAQIIQEARHQIGISFPADHHTV, encoded by the coding sequence ATGATACGGTTTGGAATCATCGGGACAAATACTATTACAGAAAAACTCTTAGAAGCTGCAAGTACGATGGAAGAGTTTAAGCTTACCGCTGTTTACTCACGGACGGAGGAAAAGGCGAAGACGTTTGCCAGGAAATATGGAGCTGAATTCACATTTACATCCGTGGAGGAATTTGCCAATAGTGACAGCATTGATGCAGTTTATATTGCCAGTCCCAACGCATTTCATGCAGAACAGGCAGTGACCTGTATGAGCCGAGGAAAACATGTCCTATGTGAGAAGCCGCTTGCTTCCAACCAACAGGAAGCTGCTGTAATGATGAAAGCTGCGAAAGAACACAAGGTGGTGTTGATGGAAGCAGTTAAATCAACGCTTCATCCAGGATTTATTTTTGTTCAGGAGAACTTACATAAGCTTGGAAAGATCCGCCGATACGTAGGGAACTTCTGTAAATATTCTTCCCGTTATGATGCGTATAAAGAGGGAACTATACTTAATGCCTTTAATCCTAAATTTTCAAATGGGTCGCTTATGGATTTAGGGGTGTATGGAATTTATCCTATGGCCGTTCTTTTTGGGCAGCCTTCGCAAATTCAAGCAAGTGGAGTGAAGCTTGAATCTGGTGTAGATGGAGAAGGAAGTATTCTCGCTTCCTATAACGATATGGAAGCTGTCATCATGCATTCAAAAATAATAAATTCTTTTTCTGCTTCTGAAATCCAGGGAGAAAAAGGAACCATGATCATACCGAATATTTCTGAGCCGGAAGAAGTTAGCATTCAGTATACAGATGGGGAACAGGAAGAATTCTCATCTGATGGTTTACAGCATCCTATGTATTATGAAATGAAAGAATTTATTAAGATCGTCGAAGAAGGGAAAGATCAGTCACAAGTGAATTCGTTAGAAAACAGTTTGATTACGGCTCAAATCATTCAGGAGGCACGCCATCAAATTGGAATCAGCTTTCCAGCTGATCATCATACGGTTTAA
- a CDS encoding Dph6-related ATP pyrophosphatase, whose product MKKVKGKKAAVCWSGGKDSSLALYHAVKENKNIVCLLSMVSIRDERNHAHGIKLGILKLQAEALSLPLILVDSADHYESSLISALKDLKLQYGIEEIIFGSLYAEEDRKWNEQVARKAELEPLFPIWIAKDKAHKLLEEFIELGFSAIVCRASEKHFDQTWAGRFLDWHFFNDIQNMDVCVMGEYGEYHTFVLDGPMFQNKVILTHSQIILNAGLWSLDITQGQLDDRA is encoded by the coding sequence TTGAAGAAGGTTAAAGGAAAAAAAGCTGCCGTGTGCTGGAGCGGAGGAAAAGACAGCTCACTAGCTTTATACCATGCTGTAAAGGAAAACAAGAATATCGTTTGTTTATTATCAATGGTATCAATACGTGATGAGCGTAATCATGCCCATGGAATAAAATTGGGGATCTTAAAATTGCAGGCCGAGGCTTTAAGTCTGCCTTTAATTTTAGTGGACTCCGCAGATCACTATGAAAGCTCCTTAATCTCGGCGCTTAAAGATTTAAAACTCCAATATGGCATAGAGGAAATAATTTTCGGAAGTTTATATGCGGAAGAAGACAGAAAATGGAATGAGCAAGTGGCCCGCAAAGCGGAACTCGAGCCTTTATTTCCAATCTGGATTGCAAAAGATAAGGCCCATAAGCTTCTTGAGGAATTTATTGAGCTTGGTTTTTCAGCAATCGTCTGCCGTGCTTCTGAAAAGCATTTTGACCAAACATGGGCAGGCCGGTTTTTGGACTGGCATTTTTTTAACGATATTCAGAATATGGATGTTTGTGTTATGGGTGAATACGGGGAATACCATACATTTGTATTGGATGGTCCTATGTTCCAAAACAAAGTAATCCTTACCCACTCTCAAATTATACTGAATGCTGGGCTTTGGTCTTTGGATATCACTCAGGGGCAATTGGATGATCGTGCATAA
- a CDS encoding winged helix-turn-helix transcriptional regulator — MRDYETGIDTSLEVVCGKWKGLILWELLHTHKLRFNELRRAINGNISSRILSRELSKLIEDGLVERIDYQKVPPKVEYRLTPYGKTTTPFLKAMNKWGLEHKKYQLSRQEMAELVNDEQG, encoded by the coding sequence GTGAGGGATTATGAAACAGGAATAGACACCTCTCTCGAAGTCGTGTGCGGAAAATGGAAAGGGCTGATCTTATGGGAACTTCTCCATACTCACAAACTGCGATTCAATGAATTGCGACGCGCAATTAATGGCAATATCTCCTCCCGGATCCTGTCCCGTGAACTGAGCAAGCTGATTGAGGATGGGCTGGTAGAGAGGATTGATTATCAAAAAGTTCCTCCTAAAGTTGAATACCGCTTGACCCCTTACGGAAAAACGACTACTCCCTTTCTTAAGGCCATGAATAAATGGGGACTGGAGCATAAGAAGTATCAGTTATCCAGGCAGGAGATGGCAGAATTGGTAAATGACGAGCAAGGATAG
- a CDS encoding ABC transporter ATP-binding protein, with product MRTILSYVYTYKSPAVIALLLMLVELAVELLQPLLMGRIIDEGILNQDFTYVSVWGSVLIGLSLLAFTAGITNSFFAAKASQGVGFDLRRDLFKKVQRFTNENFQSFSTPGLITRMTNDVTQIQNLLFMFVRIALRAPLFIIFAMVMAFSINVKLAAILVVTVPALLLFLIWVLSKGIRLFKDVQNKLDRVNTVIRENLTGIRLIKGFNRGSYEESRFQQVNESLMDKNKRALWLMELAMPTIMLGMNIVILVVIWAGAAQLQNGGARPGEVVAMVNYATRIMFTFSAFTFLILVFSRGNASAGRLSDVLQERTPAYLEKQGKDVKLSGSIRFEEAGFAHHSVDVLKGISFEASGGDTVGIIGETGAGKTALLNLIPRLYEKKSGKIYLDNWEISEIDVKSLRQQISLVPQEVHLFSGSVKENIAWGKEDATEKEIVQAAKAAQIHNFIRTLPNGYDTRLAQKGVTFSGGQKQRISIARALIREPKILILDDSTSALDAQTEERLLKALKELQCTVFMVAQKISSLKAADTILVLKKGEIIARGSHEELLMNSETYQEVYQSQSQKEDVSGHG from the coding sequence GTGAGAACCATTCTATCTTATGTTTATACATATAAATCCCCAGCCGTCATCGCTTTGCTGCTCATGCTTGTAGAGCTGGCCGTTGAATTGCTGCAGCCGCTGCTGATGGGGAGGATCATTGACGAAGGAATTCTAAATCAGGACTTTACTTATGTCTCGGTTTGGGGCTCCGTGCTCATAGGGCTTTCCTTACTAGCCTTTACCGCTGGAATTACGAATTCATTTTTCGCAGCGAAAGCCAGTCAGGGAGTCGGATTTGACCTGAGACGAGATCTCTTTAAAAAAGTACAAAGGTTTACTAATGAAAACTTTCAGTCCTTTTCCACTCCGGGTTTGATTACTAGAATGACAAATGACGTGACCCAGATCCAAAACCTGCTGTTCATGTTTGTCAGGATTGCTTTGAGAGCTCCATTATTTATTATTTTTGCCATGGTGATGGCTTTTTCAATTAACGTGAAGCTTGCAGCAATTCTCGTGGTTACTGTCCCTGCCTTGCTGTTGTTTTTAATATGGGTGCTGTCTAAAGGGATCCGGCTTTTTAAAGATGTACAAAATAAGCTCGACCGAGTGAATACAGTGATCCGTGAGAACTTGACCGGCATCCGCCTCATTAAAGGGTTTAACCGTGGGTCTTATGAAGAATCCAGGTTCCAGCAGGTAAACGAGTCATTAATGGACAAAAACAAGCGTGCATTATGGCTGATGGAACTCGCTATGCCTACAATTATGCTCGGCATGAATATCGTCATCCTCGTAGTGATATGGGCTGGTGCAGCCCAACTGCAAAATGGCGGAGCAAGACCTGGAGAAGTTGTTGCTATGGTGAATTACGCTACGCGGATCATGTTCACCTTCTCAGCATTCACCTTCCTTATCCTCGTTTTTTCCCGCGGAAATGCTTCTGCTGGGAGATTAAGCGACGTACTTCAAGAACGTACACCGGCCTACTTGGAAAAGCAGGGTAAAGATGTAAAGCTTTCTGGCAGCATCCGTTTCGAAGAGGCAGGCTTTGCCCACCATTCTGTAGACGTACTTAAAGGGATAAGCTTTGAAGCAAGCGGTGGGGATACCGTTGGAATTATAGGCGAAACAGGTGCTGGAAAGACGGCTCTCTTAAACCTTATACCCCGTCTTTATGAAAAGAAATCAGGGAAGATTTATTTGGATAATTGGGAGATTAGTGAAATTGATGTGAAATCACTAAGACAACAAATAAGTCTTGTCCCTCAGGAAGTCCATCTTTTTTCGGGAAGTGTTAAAGAAAACATTGCCTGGGGAAAAGAAGACGCAACGGAGAAAGAGATTGTTCAAGCCGCCAAAGCCGCTCAAATTCATAACTTTATCAGGACTTTACCCAATGGATATGATACGCGGCTTGCTCAAAAGGGAGTGACCTTTTCCGGAGGACAGAAACAGCGTATTTCTATAGCGCGGGCTTTAATTAGAGAGCCGAAAATACTTATCCTGGATGACAGTACAAGTGCCCTGGATGCTCAAACAGAAGAACGGTTATTAAAAGCACTAAAAGAACTGCAGTGTACGGTATTTATGGTCGCTCAAAAAATCAGTTCATTAAAAGCAGCCGATACAATTTTAGTACTTAAAAAAGGGGAAATTATCGCCAGGGGAAGTCATGAAGAGTTATTGATGAACAGTGAAACCTATCAAGAAGTCTATCAATCCCAATCGCAAAAAGAGGATGTGAGCGGCCATGGCTGA
- a CDS encoding ABC transporter ATP-binding protein, giving the protein MAEVNKTNRTPIRRHQGFGTAPPKVDDIRSTLKRIWTYMASEKKLFFIVLGFIIASSGLSLLAPYILGLTVDKVIADPAADTLGKMLTFLFGIYFFQAVCLWLQNYWMISIAQNTVFDMRSHLFSHLQKLPILFFQENQQGELMSRLTNDVDNVSRTLNNAVIQFVTSVLTITGTIVIMLWLSPLLTLLTLTIVPGMYFGMKWITKRTGRYFKEQQKNLGVVNGYVEEMFSGQTIVSMFSREERVMEDFEEKNDALRESGYWAQVYTGFIPKLMNMLNNVSFAIIVGAGGLLALNGAVSIGVIVTFTTYSRQFTRPLNDLANQFNMILSAVAGAERVFQIIDEKEEKEDESEAAAITGMKGKIEFKDVHFSYESGQETLNHINFTAEPGETVALVGPTGAGKTTIISLLSRFYDVNSGEILVDGRSIKQITRTSLRSQMGVVLQDSTMFHTTIRENIRYGRLKASDEEVEHAAKAAHAHEFIINLTQGYDTVLDSDGKGVSHGQRQLLSIARAMLADPALLILDEATSSIDTVTEMKINDALSKLMKKRTSFVIAHRLNTIRSADIIIVLRQGEIVEKGSHEQLLKKGGFYAELVAAQRAENEATM; this is encoded by the coding sequence ATGGCTGAAGTTAACAAGACGAATCGTACGCCAATCAGGCGCCATCAGGGATTCGGAACGGCGCCTCCGAAAGTAGACGATATCCGTTCAACTTTAAAGCGAATTTGGACATATATGGCAAGTGAAAAGAAGCTGTTCTTCATAGTTCTTGGATTTATTATTGCCAGTTCAGGTCTGTCGCTTCTAGCGCCCTACATACTCGGCCTTACGGTAGACAAAGTCATTGCTGACCCTGCTGCTGATACTTTAGGGAAGATGCTTACGTTTTTGTTTGGAATTTATTTTTTTCAAGCGGTATGTTTGTGGCTGCAAAATTATTGGATGATTAGTATTGCACAAAACACAGTCTTTGATATGAGGAGCCACTTATTCTCACATTTACAAAAGCTTCCGATCTTATTTTTTCAAGAAAATCAACAAGGCGAATTAATGAGCAGACTGACTAACGATGTGGATAATGTCAGCAGAACTTTGAACAACGCTGTCATTCAATTTGTGACGAGCGTTTTGACGATTACGGGTACGATCGTAATCATGCTCTGGCTGAGTCCTTTGCTCACTCTATTGACGCTTACAATTGTTCCTGGCATGTACTTTGGGATGAAGTGGATTACAAAACGGACAGGGCGCTACTTTAAAGAACAGCAAAAAAATCTGGGCGTCGTCAATGGTTACGTGGAAGAAATGTTTTCTGGTCAAACGATCGTTTCCATGTTTTCCAGAGAAGAACGAGTTATGGAAGACTTTGAAGAAAAAAATGATGCTTTAAGAGAGTCAGGGTATTGGGCTCAGGTCTATACGGGTTTTATTCCTAAGCTGATGAATATGCTGAACAACGTGAGCTTTGCAATCATCGTAGGGGCAGGCGGGCTGCTTGCATTGAATGGAGCGGTGTCTATTGGAGTGATCGTAACGTTCACCACTTATTCGCGGCAATTTACCCGCCCGCTCAATGATCTTGCAAACCAGTTTAATATGATCCTTTCTGCAGTTGCAGGAGCCGAGCGTGTCTTCCAAATCATTGATGAGAAGGAAGAAAAAGAGGATGAATCTGAAGCGGCAGCGATAACTGGCATGAAAGGGAAGATAGAATTTAAGGATGTACATTTTTCGTATGAGAGTGGACAAGAGACGCTGAACCATATTAACTTTACCGCTGAACCAGGGGAGACCGTAGCATTGGTAGGACCGACAGGAGCAGGGAAAACGACGATCATTTCATTATTATCCAGGTTCTATGATGTCAACTCAGGAGAAATTCTTGTGGATGGCAGAAGTATTAAACAAATCACAAGAACCAGCTTGCGGAGCCAGATGGGGGTAGTTCTCCAGGACTCCACCATGTTTCATACAACAATTAGAGAAAATATAAGATATGGACGGCTGAAAGCATCGGATGAAGAGGTAGAGCACGCTGCCAAAGCTGCTCATGCTCATGAATTTATTATCAACCTGACCCAAGGGTATGATACGGTCCTTGATTCTGATGGGAAAGGGGTCAGCCATGGACAGAGACAGCTTTTATCAATTGCACGAGCAATGCTTGCAGACCCTGCGCTTTTAATTCTGGACGAAGCGACAAGCAGTATTGACACAGTGACAGAAATGAAAATTAACGACGCACTTTCAAAGCTGATGAAAAAGAGAACGAGTTTCGTAATTGCTCACCGGCTCAACACCATTCGATCGGCCGATATCATCATTGTGCTTCGTCAAGGGGAAATAGTTGAGAAAGGAAGCCATGAGCAGCTTCTTAAGAAAGGTGGCTTTTATGCGGAGCTTGTAGCAGCCCAACGTGCAGAAAACGAGGCTACGATGTAA
- a CDS encoding vanadium-dependent haloperoxidase, with protein sequence MSSERDYIRWTDVPYAGESVPPTISGGVEPTAGNWRTYFIKHSKRHGFEKLDGRPIRLAIRDPKTIDWREQLKVVQKTLKNLTERQKKIAAYWGSGPPSKQWIPIVDRLIDTYSVEAPRAARILAGLFAGINDAFVVCWHLKYKWLVARPNQYDRHLATYLCTPNHPTYPSGHATVAGAAEVILSYFFPAERRKLQQLAEECANSRLYAGVHFPADNEQGLRLGRQIGRIVTEQLKEDRADGHPLDRPFELYRNAELLPEDYEQVIPYDYPDNCPSLLLGRDDEESETDWPDPKLFY encoded by the coding sequence ATGTCAAGCGAAAGAGATTATATCCGCTGGACAGATGTCCCTTATGCAGGGGAGAGTGTACCGCCGACTATTTCGGGAGGGGTAGAACCAACGGCTGGGAATTGGCGGACGTATTTTATTAAGCATAGCAAAAGGCATGGTTTTGAAAAGCTGGATGGCCGACCAATCCGCTTAGCGATTCGTGATCCTAAAACGATTGATTGGCGCGAGCAGCTGAAGGTAGTCCAGAAAACGTTGAAAAACTTAACAGAACGTCAAAAGAAAATTGCAGCTTATTGGGGGTCTGGACCACCTTCAAAACAGTGGATCCCGATAGTAGATCGTTTGATTGATACCTATAGCGTGGAAGCTCCTCGAGCTGCCCGGATATTGGCTGGCTTATTTGCTGGGATCAATGATGCCTTTGTAGTTTGCTGGCATTTGAAATATAAATGGCTGGTTGCGCGCCCTAATCAGTATGACCGCCATCTTGCTACGTATTTATGCACACCAAACCATCCGACCTATCCTTCGGGCCATGCTACTGTTGCAGGGGCTGCAGAAGTCATATTAAGCTACTTCTTTCCAGCAGAAAGAAGAAAGCTCCAGCAGCTAGCGGAAGAATGTGCGAATTCAAGGCTTTATGCAGGCGTTCACTTTCCAGCCGACAATGAACAGGGACTAAGGCTTGGAAGGCAGATAGGAAGGATTGTTACGGAACAATTAAAAGAAGACAGGGCTGATGGTCATCCGTTAGACCGTCCATTTGAATTGTATAGGAATGCTGAGCTATTACCGGAAGATTACGAACAGGTCATACCTTATGATTATCCTGATAACTGTCCGTCACTGTTATTGGGAAGAGACGACGAAGAATCCGAAACGGACTGGCCGGACCCAAAGTTATTTTACTAA
- a CDS encoding methyl-accepting chemotaxis protein: MINAIINRLKGSITNLPRLNNAKYLNQLKLFTKLNLKKKVLLMFLPILLVSTLSFLLIIYQIQSLKEDVNALKSSSNYISQLSNIQSFFQKETLLLNRFAINQDDSFVNEYKSAEKEFEQLISALESNPLAKSQASYINSIKTNHEEMKTIILTGLIPQIITYNQSGMEESQQELENKSNAIFADFSKMIEETKNQNDAIELSSSGSFQKVIVSSILSSLILIASLGLLYWFFSKMIVKPIIQLSALTDRISEGDLGSEKVKISSKDEIGSLQNSLNSMIDHLKEIIQQSHETANHVSHFSAELNKGAEEIYRSTSHVSTAIEQVNEGVEQQLSQNEKNHEKFHRILAEVEQIKDKSNFVFEQSSLATDEAEDGNSLIVTTDNDMNEISQSVQKFSEVIQELEKRSNEISSFVEIINKISKQTNLLALNATIEASRAGVHGKGFSVVANEVKDLAEKSRLSAEEITEVIGSIQNDVQQSSELMSVVLRKTEQGITNINKSGKKFDQIYALIKNITSNMKGVSHSSNDIYTNSQDVLYSLKESTSSAKESKSQMNHVSASSGQQLSFAEEISHSIVQLNNSSQELEKLLSRFSV, from the coding sequence ATGATCAATGCCATAATCAATCGGTTAAAAGGAAGCATAACAAACCTGCCGCGTCTTAATAATGCAAAATACCTAAACCAACTTAAGCTATTCACTAAGCTGAACCTAAAGAAGAAGGTACTGCTTATGTTTTTACCTATTCTGCTTGTTTCAACGTTGAGTTTTCTATTAATTATTTATCAGATCCAATCTCTTAAAGAAGATGTGAATGCCTTAAAAAGCAGTTCGAATTATATTTCGCAGCTGTCTAATATTCAGTCCTTTTTCCAAAAGGAGACCCTTTTGCTAAACCGGTTTGCGATTAACCAGGATGATTCGTTTGTCAACGAGTATAAGAGTGCTGAAAAGGAATTTGAACAGCTGATTTCTGCTCTGGAATCGAATCCACTCGCCAAGTCACAGGCCTCCTACATAAACAGTATTAAAACAAACCATGAAGAAATGAAGACAATTATTTTAACTGGATTAATTCCTCAAATCATTACCTATAACCAGAGTGGAATGGAAGAGTCCCAACAAGAGCTTGAAAACAAATCCAATGCTATCTTCGCTGACTTCAGTAAAATGATTGAGGAAACGAAAAATCAAAACGACGCCATCGAGCTAAGTTCATCTGGAAGCTTTCAGAAGGTTATTGTTTCTTCGATTCTTTCATCACTTATTCTCATTGCTTCTCTAGGTCTTTTGTATTGGTTTTTTTCTAAAATGATTGTGAAACCTATTATCCAGCTGTCTGCATTAACTGACCGTATTTCAGAAGGAGATTTAGGTTCAGAAAAGGTCAAAATCAGCTCGAAAGATGAGATTGGAAGTTTGCAGAATTCTTTAAACTCAATGATAGACCATTTAAAGGAAATCATTCAGCAATCGCACGAAACAGCTAATCACGTGTCTCATTTTTCAGCAGAACTTAACAAAGGTGCAGAGGAAATCTATCGGTCTACTTCCCACGTTTCAACTGCAATTGAACAAGTCAATGAAGGTGTAGAACAGCAGCTTTCGCAAAATGAAAAGAATCATGAAAAATTCCATAGGATATTAGCAGAAGTGGAACAGATTAAAGACAAGTCGAATTTCGTTTTTGAACAATCCAGCTTGGCAACAGACGAAGCTGAAGACGGAAATTCTTTAATCGTTACGACTGACAATGACATGAATGAAATTTCCCAATCGGTACAGAAATTTTCTGAAGTTATTCAAGAGCTGGAAAAACGATCGAATGAAATCTCTTCCTTTGTGGAAATTATCAATAAAATATCTAAGCAGACTAATTTACTAGCGTTAAATGCCACGATTGAAGCAAGCCGGGCAGGAGTACATGGAAAAGGTTTTTCAGTAGTCGCAAATGAGGTGAAGGATTTAGCGGAGAAGTCAAGACTGTCTGCAGAAGAAATTACAGAAGTAATCGGATCCATTCAGAATGATGTTCAACAATCCTCAGAACTCATGAGTGTAGTGTTACGTAAAACAGAGCAAGGGATTACCAACATCAATAAATCCGGGAAAAAGTTTGACCAAATCTATGCTTTAATTAAGAATATTACGAGTAATATGAAAGGAGTATCCCACTCCTCAAATGATATCTATACAAACTCTCAGGATGTCCTGTACTCTTTAAAAGAATCCACTTCCAGTGCTAAGGAATCCAAAAGCCAAATGAATCACGTTTCCGCTTCTTCAGGCCAGCAGCTTTCATTTGCAGAGGAGATCTCGCATTCCATTGTACAATTAAACAATTCCTCGCAAGAGCTGGAAAAACTATTAAGCCGTTTTTCAGTCTAA